One window from the genome of [Mycobacterium] stephanolepidis encodes:
- a CDS encoding SDR family oxidoreductase, whose amino-acid sequence MSRSTRSLNGKVVAVTGGARGIGRATAEAFLRAGAQVALGDIDTELVEKTAAGLAALTGGRVCGLHLDVRDRKSFAAFFDGAEKQLGQLDVLVNNAGIMPTGLFVDEDDAVTDRMVEINLGGVLNGSKLALQRFGRRGGHIINVASLAGVGAYPGLATYCATKHAVVGFSETLHLEVARSGIAVTAVLPGLVRTELSAGNSTPRWLRPIGEVEPKEVAAAIVSAAKRPQIKITVPKVLGGILKTMSLIPMRARHRIEHVAHFDTVFTNVDVNAREIYHRRIGGLGS is encoded by the coding sequence ATGTCGAGAAGTACGCGCTCTCTTAACGGAAAGGTTGTCGCGGTTACCGGAGGTGCCCGCGGGATCGGTCGTGCTACCGCTGAAGCATTCCTACGGGCGGGAGCACAGGTTGCTCTCGGCGATATCGATACTGAACTTGTCGAGAAGACCGCCGCCGGCCTCGCCGCGTTGACGGGCGGGCGGGTGTGCGGGCTACATCTTGATGTGAGGGACCGAAAGTCATTCGCAGCCTTTTTCGATGGCGCAGAGAAGCAGTTAGGTCAACTAGATGTGCTGGTCAACAACGCGGGGATCATGCCGACCGGACTGTTCGTCGACGAGGACGATGCGGTCACAGATCGGATGGTGGAAATCAACCTCGGTGGTGTCTTGAACGGATCGAAGCTTGCGCTGCAGCGCTTTGGGAGAAGAGGCGGACACATCATCAACGTCGCTTCGCTAGCGGGAGTGGGCGCATATCCGGGGCTGGCTACCTACTGCGCCACGAAGCACGCTGTTGTCGGCTTCTCGGAGACTTTGCATCTGGAAGTCGCCCGCAGCGGGATTGCTGTAACCGCAGTGCTGCCTGGCCTGGTGCGTACCGAGCTATCCGCAGGTAACAGCACGCCGCGGTGGTTGCGGCCGATTGGTGAGGTCGAGCCTAAGGAGGTTGCCGCCGCTATTGTGTCTGCCGCCAAGAGGCCACAGATCAAGATTACGGTGCCCAAGGTATTAGGCGGGATACTCAAGACGATGTCGCTGATCCCGATGCGGGCCCGGCACCGGATTGAACATGTCGCGCACTTTGACACGGTGTTTACCAACGTGGACGTGAACGCGCGTGAGATCTATCACCGCCGGATCGGCGGGCTGGGATCATGA
- a CDS encoding aldehyde dehydrogenase family protein, giving the protein MSDIEVRSPVDGRVVGAVPNYSADEVDAVVGGLRATQTGWGGLSVSERVGWLSKYRDWLLDHEFDLAKLLQSETGKPWAESNLEIPYIVDAINYYTRIAAHALADRRPRRHGLFALTKRQLLVSRPYPVVGVITPWNFPLGLSLLDTVPALLAGAAVLVKPSEVTPLTVVEAIDGWRQIGAPSVLAAVTGAGQTGAAIVDRVDFVQFTGSTRTGKAIAQAAAQRLIPCGLELGGKDAMIVLDDADMSRAANAAVWGAIANAGQMCTSVERVYVEEPVYEAFVAAIIEEIRKLRIGADDQSYRSDVGPLITGQQVDIVREHLADAVAKGARIVIGGGVRDGSHFVEPTVLVDVDHGMLCMQQETFGPLLPVVKVGDEAEAIRLANDSPYGLSATVFSRDSVRAQRVARKINAGAVTINDVFANLFTLALPQGGWNESGLGTRNGENAITKFCRPQAIVTARLRPRREPAWYPYTQMRGAIMHRAARLINARNLKRIIG; this is encoded by the coding sequence ATGAGCGATATTGAAGTCCGTTCGCCGGTCGATGGCCGGGTTGTCGGAGCCGTGCCGAACTACAGTGCCGACGAGGTCGATGCCGTGGTCGGCGGGCTTCGTGCAACCCAGACCGGGTGGGGTGGCTTATCGGTTTCCGAGCGCGTCGGATGGTTGTCAAAGTACCGCGATTGGCTATTGGACCACGAGTTCGATCTCGCGAAACTGCTGCAGTCTGAGACGGGTAAGCCGTGGGCGGAATCGAATCTGGAGATTCCCTACATTGTTGACGCGATCAATTACTACACACGGATTGCAGCACATGCACTCGCTGATCGTCGACCGCGCCGACATGGCCTGTTTGCCCTTACCAAGCGTCAACTGTTGGTTAGCCGCCCCTACCCTGTGGTCGGCGTAATCACACCCTGGAACTTCCCACTGGGCCTTTCGCTACTTGATACCGTGCCGGCGTTACTGGCGGGCGCCGCCGTCCTCGTCAAACCGTCTGAGGTCACTCCGCTGACGGTGGTCGAAGCGATTGACGGATGGCGTCAGATCGGTGCGCCATCGGTACTCGCAGCTGTGACTGGTGCTGGTCAGACGGGCGCGGCGATTGTGGACAGGGTGGACTTCGTCCAGTTCACCGGCTCGACGCGTACTGGCAAAGCGATCGCCCAGGCAGCTGCGCAACGGTTGATCCCGTGCGGGCTGGAACTCGGTGGCAAGGACGCGATGATCGTGCTCGATGATGCCGACATGAGCCGCGCGGCAAACGCGGCGGTATGGGGCGCAATTGCCAACGCGGGACAGATGTGCACATCGGTAGAGCGGGTTTACGTCGAAGAGCCGGTATATGAGGCTTTCGTGGCAGCAATCATCGAAGAAATTCGGAAATTGCGCATTGGTGCGGACGATCAGAGCTATCGCAGCGACGTGGGCCCGTTAATCACCGGCCAGCAGGTCGATATTGTTAGGGAGCACCTTGCCGATGCTGTGGCAAAGGGAGCCCGCATCGTCATCGGCGGTGGCGTCAGAGATGGCTCGCACTTTGTCGAACCAACGGTTCTTGTTGACGTAGACCATGGCATGCTGTGCATGCAGCAGGAGACATTTGGTCCGCTGCTTCCGGTAGTTAAGGTTGGCGACGAGGCGGAAGCGATTCGGCTGGCCAATGATTCACCTTACGGACTGTCCGCGACAGTGTTCAGCCGCGACAGTGTTCGAGCGCAACGCGTTGCCCGCAAGATCAACGCTGGAGCGGTCACCATCAACGATGTTTTTGCCAACTTGTTCACCTTGGCGTTGCCTCAGGGTGGATGGAACGAGTCCGGACTAGGGACCAGAAACGGCGAGAATGCGATTACAAAATTCTGCCGCCCGCAAGCAATAGTCACTGCCCGGCTGCGTCCCCGACGCGAGCCGGCGTGGTACCCGTACACCCAGATGCGAGGTGCGATTATGCATAGGGCAGCCCGCCTGATCAACGCTCGGAATCTCAAGCGCATCATAGGGTGA
- a CDS encoding IS3 family transposase (programmed frameshift) → MPKAYPPEFRSNVIAVARQGAATVSQVAADFGTSESCLQRWLSIDDRRVAGGESATDADVRALREARKRIALLEQEKYVLRQAAAYLSRGAGPKIIYPLVRELAAAGNPTRVPAAVTCRVLKLTTQGYYKWLKHPVSQRDWDDAHLIDAAIDIHRDDPEFGYRFIADQLGEAGYRVSENRVARLCALQKIYSVHAKTRGRHRRPGPPVRDDLVERKFRSSTPDTVWLTDITEHSTRTGKLYLSAVKDTFSNRIVGYSMTTRMTSQLAVKALNHAVAQRNPTGTVVHSDRGGQFRSVAYANALAIHGLRGSMGRVATCADNAAMESFFSLLQKNVLNRRRWDNREQLSLAIAHWIERTYHRPRRQRALSKLTPIEFETINQTATAA, encoded by the exons ATGCCGAAGGCTTATCCGCCCGAGTTCCGTAGCAATGTGATCGCGGTGGCCCGTCAGGGTGCTGCGACGGTGTCGCAGGTCGCTGCCGATTTCGGGACCTCGGAGTCGTGTTTGCAGCGCTGGCTCTCGATTGATGATCGCCGGGTCGCCGGCGGTGAGAGCGCCACCGATGCTGATGTGCGGGCGTTGCGGGAGGCCCGCAAGAGGATCGCGTTGCTGGAACAGGAAAAATATGTGCTGCGGCAAGCCGCCGCCTACCTGTCTCGGGGCGCGG GTCCCAAAATAATCTACCCGCTCGTTCGTGAGCTAGCCGCGGCCGGTAACCCCACCAGGGTGCCGGCCGCGGTGACGTGTCGGGTATTGAAGTTAACTACGCAGGGTTACTATAAATGGCTTAAACATCCTGTATCACAGCGTGATTGGGATGACGCGCATCTGATCGACGCCGCGATCGATATTCACCGTGATGACCCCGAGTTCGGTTACCGGTTCATCGCCGACCAGCTCGGCGAGGCCGGATATCGGGTCTCAGAGAACCGGGTGGCCCGGCTGTGTGCGCTGCAGAAGATTTATTCGGTGCACGCCAAAACGCGTGGGCGTCACCGGCGGCCCGGCCCGCCGGTGCGCGATGATCTGGTGGAGCGCAAATTCCGCAGCAGCACACCGGATACGGTGTGGCTCACGGATATCACCGAACATTCCACACGAACCGGGAAACTGTACCTGAGTGCAGTCAAGGACACTTTCTCCAACCGCATTGTCGGCTACTCGATGACCACCCGCATGACCTCACAGCTGGCCGTCAAAGCACTCAATCATGCTGTAGCTCAGAGGAACCCGACCGGAACCGTGGTTCATTCGGATCGAGGCGGCCAGTTTCGGTCGGTAGCCTACGCCAACGCTCTTGCCATTCATGGACTACGCGGATCCATGGGCAGGGTTGCCACCTGCGCCGACAATGCCGCCATGGAATCGTTCTTCTCACTGCTGCAAAAGAACGTCCTGAACCGCAGGCGCTGGGACAACCGCGAGCAATTGAGCTTAGCCATCGCGCACTGGATAGAACGGACCTACCACCGGCCGCGCCGTCAACGCGCCCTCAGCAAACTCACCCCCATCGAATTTGAGACAATCAACCAGACCGCAACCGCGGCCTAA
- a CDS encoding cytochrome P450, which produces MTAELRRRAGCPGGEALDELSAAVCAGEITEAEAFFYSVLLLVAGNETTSNLLGMLLMQLAKDPELFDELRADRSLVVAAVDETARWGSPVQWVTRVATAPYPVGGTVIPQGGRVVMFWASANRDPRKFDQPDRFDIHRSTTGQLGFGHGIHHCLGAHLARIETVTAVNHVLDRVDGLELAGPVRWGTTPSLQGPASLPVRIRRTA; this is translated from the coding sequence GTGACGGCGGAACTGAGACGTAGAGCTGGATGTCCGGGCGGCGAGGCGCTTGATGAGCTCTCGGCAGCGGTCTGTGCCGGCGAGATCACGGAGGCGGAGGCGTTCTTCTATTCGGTCCTGCTATTGGTGGCCGGTAACGAGACCACCTCAAATTTGCTGGGTATGTTGTTGATGCAGCTGGCCAAAGATCCGGAGCTGTTCGATGAGTTACGTGCCGATCGCAGCTTGGTGGTGGCCGCGGTTGACGAGACCGCTCGCTGGGGTTCGCCCGTGCAATGGGTGACTCGAGTTGCCACCGCTCCATACCCTGTGGGGGGCACGGTGATTCCTCAAGGGGGTCGCGTGGTGATGTTCTGGGCGTCGGCCAATCGCGACCCGCGCAAATTCGACCAGCCGGACCGATTCGATATCCACCGCTCAACCACAGGACAGCTGGGGTTCGGCCACGGAATCCACCACTGTCTCGGAGCGCATCTTGCGCGGATCGAGACGGTCACCGCGGTTAACCACGTGCTTGACCGGGTCGATGGATTGGAATTGGCGGGCCCCGTGCGTTGGGGGACAACTCCGTCACTACAAGGTCCGGCGTCGCTGCCGGTACGAATCCGGAGAACGGCATGA
- a CDS encoding SDR family NAD(P)-dependent oxidoreductase — MRASQARRLRGKVVLITGGAQGIGGCLARQLVDYGCRVAILDRDIVTAQQLASELGSAAAAFEADVTSVDSMTTACAAAVVHFGALDVVVANAGIAGPGATIAAVAPAEWRKVIDVNVVGVFNTLHTTIPYVRPRRGYIMAVSSIAAAMPGPTVSSYMASKAAVESLVRSLRVEFGGNGVKVGTAYFALIDTGLAATMVSDSGLGVVMAQMPAFVGEPIPVDRAAAAIASGIARRAWRVYAPQWVPLLLDLRVPFALGDRVLSRLPSLRRAVSNADVRALS, encoded by the coding sequence ATGAGAGCATCGCAAGCCCGCCGCCTGCGCGGCAAGGTAGTCCTGATTACCGGTGGGGCACAAGGAATCGGAGGATGCCTGGCCCGCCAATTAGTGGACTACGGTTGCCGTGTAGCGATTTTGGACCGTGACATCGTCACGGCGCAACAGTTGGCTAGCGAACTGGGTAGTGCCGCAGCGGCGTTCGAAGCCGACGTGACCTCGGTGGATTCGATGACGACAGCGTGCGCGGCGGCCGTCGTGCATTTCGGCGCTCTGGATGTGGTGGTGGCCAACGCCGGAATCGCCGGGCCGGGCGCTACCATTGCGGCGGTCGCTCCGGCGGAGTGGCGCAAGGTGATTGACGTCAATGTGGTGGGTGTATTCAACACCCTCCATACCACGATTCCATACGTCCGGCCCCGCCGCGGCTACATCATGGCCGTGTCCTCGATTGCTGCCGCGATGCCTGGACCTACCGTGAGTAGCTACATGGCATCTAAAGCGGCGGTGGAATCGCTGGTGCGGTCGCTACGTGTGGAGTTCGGCGGAAACGGAGTCAAGGTCGGAACCGCCTACTTTGCTCTCATCGACACGGGGCTGGCGGCAACGATGGTGAGTGACTCGGGGCTCGGTGTAGTGATGGCTCAAATGCCCGCATTTGTGGGTGAACCGATCCCGGTCGACCGCGCAGCTGCGGCGATCGCCTCGGGGATCGCCCGGCGTGCGTGGCGCGTCTACGCGCCACAGTGGGTCCCGTTGCTGTTGGATTTACGAGTTCCGTTTGCGTTGGGCGACCGAGTTCTTTCTCGACTGCCCAGCCTGCGGCGCGCCGTATCAAACGCCGACGTGAGGGCTCTGTCATGA
- a CDS encoding flavin-containing monooxygenase → MTRRQPSVGIVGAGMSGICQAIMLREAGISDITIYEKSHDVGGTWRDNTYPGLSCDVPSRFYQFTFATNPDWSKFFSPGGEIFDYFRKMTDKYGLRETIRFGVEITKARFDGRFWQLTTDSGQILSHDFLVSAAGVLREPRMPDIDGLSDFQGPVMHSARWEHSVDMSGKRVAVIGTGSTGVQIVCGLADSVSSLKLFQRSPQWVLPVPNASYRRWTGPLHRRFPALDALAYHGYERVFRFGAGALVRPGLRRKLIAHMCRRALHTVRDPELRRRLTPDYQPGCRRLVFSAGFYSAMQKSNVHLVDTRIDRIEPNGIVTSDGVLHRLDVIVLATGFDAHAFMRPMALEGCDGLTVEQLWRHGPQAHLGVALTGFPNFFMLMGPHSPVGNYSLTAIAEVQAAHIVGWIRRWCDGEFDTVAPTRRATDEFNESMHKAMPGTVWATGCTSWYLGASGLPELWPWGPDTYRRRLSGPWAADHYDFGRYTVPHQHLVAEAPGLCGPKG, encoded by the coding sequence ATGACGCGGCGTCAGCCCTCCGTGGGGATCGTCGGGGCTGGCATGTCAGGAATATGCCAGGCGATCATGTTGCGCGAAGCCGGAATCAGCGACATCACGATATACGAAAAATCCCATGACGTCGGTGGTACATGGCGCGACAACACCTATCCGGGCCTGTCTTGCGATGTGCCGTCGAGATTTTATCAATTCACGTTTGCCACTAACCCGGACTGGAGTAAGTTCTTCTCGCCTGGCGGTGAAATATTCGACTACTTCCGCAAGATGACGGACAAATACGGTCTACGGGAAACGATCCGGTTCGGCGTCGAGATCACCAAAGCACGGTTCGATGGAAGATTCTGGCAGCTCACCACGGATTCGGGACAGATCCTCAGCCATGACTTCCTCGTATCGGCTGCGGGTGTGCTACGTGAGCCGCGGATGCCTGATATCGACGGTCTATCAGATTTTCAGGGCCCGGTCATGCATTCGGCGCGTTGGGAACACTCGGTCGATATGAGCGGCAAACGGGTCGCCGTCATCGGCACCGGATCCACCGGTGTGCAGATCGTCTGCGGCCTGGCCGATTCGGTTAGTTCACTAAAACTGTTTCAACGCAGTCCTCAGTGGGTCCTGCCAGTGCCTAATGCGAGTTATCGCCGGTGGACCGGACCGTTGCACCGCAGGTTCCCGGCGTTAGATGCTCTCGCCTACCACGGCTATGAGCGGGTGTTCCGTTTTGGAGCCGGCGCTTTGGTACGTCCTGGCCTGCGGCGCAAGCTGATCGCTCACATGTGCCGAAGAGCCCTGCACACCGTGCGAGATCCTGAATTGCGTCGCCGCCTCACTCCGGACTACCAACCAGGATGTCGACGGCTAGTATTCTCGGCCGGCTTCTACAGCGCTATGCAGAAGTCCAATGTGCACCTGGTTGACACGAGAATTGACCGTATAGAACCAAATGGCATTGTTACTAGCGACGGCGTGTTGCACCGACTCGATGTGATCGTCTTGGCAACCGGATTCGACGCACATGCCTTCATGCGGCCCATGGCACTGGAGGGTTGCGACGGTCTTACCGTAGAACAGCTATGGCGACATGGACCTCAAGCCCATTTGGGTGTGGCTCTGACAGGATTTCCCAACTTCTTCATGCTGATGGGTCCACACAGTCCAGTCGGCAACTACTCCCTGACTGCGATTGCCGAAGTGCAGGCCGCCCACATTGTGGGCTGGATTCGGCGTTGGTGCGACGGAGAATTCGATACCGTCGCACCCACGCGTCGCGCCACCGACGAATTCAATGAGAGCATGCATAAGGCTATGCCGGGCACCGTGTGGGCAACCGGTTGTACCAGTTGGTATCTCGGCGCCAGTGGGCTGCCCGAGCTGTGGCCCTGGGGTCCAGATACCTATAGACGTCGGCTGTCCGGTCCATGGGCCGCCGATCACTATGATTTCGGCCGGTACACAGTGCCACACCAACATCTCGTGGCGGAAGCTCCGGGGCTCTGTGGCCCGAAAGGATGA
- a CDS encoding integrase core domain-containing protein: protein MARKDEHGRTYVVCSGANDLTRPHRRSLFLPAQALSWSTSSAGMHFIAPGEPWRNGYRASSNSRIPDVCLNTAIRRQYPSMERLLSVVDRIGLVANKPVSMMLAIAAAVFFGIY from the coding sequence GTGGCCCGAAAGGATGAGCATGGACGCACATATGTGGTGTGTTCGGGTGCGAACGATCTGACTCGTCCACATCGAAGGTCGTTGTTCCTGCCGGCGCAGGCCCTTTCGTGGAGCACCTCATCGGCGGGGATGCACTTCATCGCGCCGGGGGAGCCGTGGCGCAACGGTTACCGTGCATCGTCCAACTCCCGAATCCCCGACGTATGCCTCAACACTGCTATTCGTCGTCAGTATCCGTCGATGGAACGGCTTCTGTCAGTCGTGGACCGGATCGGTCTTGTGGCGAACAAGCCGGTCAGCATGATGTTGGCTATCGCCGCAGCGGTCTTCTTCGGTATCTACTAG
- a CDS encoding AraC family transcriptional regulator, with protein sequence MTGEHVDYAADWDIPRPVITCRQLVEAAQLQGISARHCLAGTGLTSTAIDDSTLEIEGGQELAVLRNILQYIRDPHLFARDVGSRYNFASTGILGYALLASSTLGDALNIGCRYATLSSTFLTLTRYDTADGAVIEIDDRVIPGDLRVFLLERGLYALMNMMPVLFGQLEAGALATVTLPNDIDIPLAHFEAHQLSTACSPSGERAAFLIPEDVLALPMPAADAATAQLCVQQCEDLLQARRRRRGISARVRTRLVRDPGEIPSMALVAQELGIAERTLHRRLAGEHTSYRALVDEVRGTLASALLDSGLTVEETARQLGYSETSGFTRAFIRWTGAPPSRYRRRPLRR encoded by the coding sequence GTGACGGGCGAACACGTTGACTACGCTGCTGACTGGGACATTCCACGGCCCGTCATTACCTGTCGCCAACTGGTGGAAGCCGCACAGCTACAAGGGATTTCCGCCAGACATTGCTTAGCCGGCACCGGGCTGACCTCGACCGCTATCGACGACTCAACACTGGAGATCGAGGGTGGTCAAGAACTTGCGGTCCTTCGTAACATTCTTCAATACATTCGCGACCCACACCTGTTCGCTCGTGACGTTGGGTCGCGATACAACTTCGCAAGCACCGGCATCCTGGGTTACGCACTACTGGCGAGCTCCACCCTCGGAGATGCCCTCAATATCGGATGTCGATATGCAACCTTATCGTCGACTTTCCTGACGCTGACCCGATACGACACGGCCGATGGTGCGGTAATTGAAATTGATGACCGAGTAATCCCTGGCGATCTCCGAGTGTTTTTGTTAGAGCGCGGGTTGTACGCGCTAATGAACATGATGCCGGTCTTGTTCGGCCAACTCGAAGCTGGCGCCTTGGCCACCGTCACACTGCCGAACGACATCGACATTCCGCTAGCACACTTCGAAGCACACCAGCTTTCAACGGCATGTAGTCCGTCCGGAGAGCGCGCAGCCTTCCTTATTCCGGAGGACGTACTGGCACTCCCCATGCCCGCTGCCGATGCCGCCACCGCACAGTTGTGTGTCCAACAATGTGAAGATCTGCTGCAGGCACGGCGTCGGCGTCGCGGAATCTCGGCACGGGTCCGTACCCGTTTAGTCCGCGATCCGGGCGAGATACCTTCAATGGCTCTGGTTGCCCAAGAACTTGGCATCGCCGAACGCACACTCCATCGTCGCCTTGCTGGTGAGCACACCAGCTACCGCGCGCTGGTGGACGAGGTTCGCGGGACGCTTGCCAGCGCGCTGCTCGACTCTGGGCTCACGGTAGAGGAAACAGCACGTCAGCTCGGGTACTCCGAAACTTCCGGGTTCACCCGCGCCTTCATCAGGTGGACAGGGGCACCTCCTAGTAGATACCGAAGAAGACCGCTGCGGCGATAG
- a CDS encoding SGNH/GDSL hydrolase family protein, which produces MPVARTLSTVLGVAAGTGLVSSPSIASAEPAAGAQLVAIGDSFMAAGSNAAGITGPLGTACHQATDNVAYLAASSFPHMTFADYSCVGALSTDVYTPSARGPQNTGLSPATKLAIVSTGGNDAGFEQIPTDCLFALSCPPEKKAQFAANVSSVGSELNGAYAAIRQAAPNARVFTVGYLPILPPDAKGCLVGLINTQETITFLNGLQRQLNVTIEAESAKASFTSVIPATSSDHSVCAADFQRYVSMTGTSAGDEGIPMHPNAPGRQYVAERITMATRSAGISGP; this is translated from the coding sequence ATGCCTGTAGCCAGGACGCTCTCAACAGTGCTCGGTGTGGCCGCTGGGACCGGCCTGGTGAGCAGCCCGTCGATCGCCTCGGCCGAGCCCGCCGCAGGTGCCCAACTGGTCGCAATCGGCGATTCATTCATGGCCGCGGGTTCCAACGCCGCCGGAATCACCGGGCCACTCGGCACCGCGTGCCACCAGGCAACCGACAACGTGGCGTATCTGGCGGCCTCCTCGTTCCCGCACATGACCTTTGCCGACTACTCCTGCGTGGGGGCACTCTCCACCGACGTCTACACACCGTCGGCTCGGGGACCGCAGAACACGGGTCTGTCCCCCGCCACCAAGCTCGCGATCGTGTCCACTGGCGGCAACGACGCCGGCTTCGAGCAGATCCCCACCGACTGCCTGTTCGCATTGAGCTGCCCGCCGGAGAAGAAGGCACAGTTCGCTGCCAACGTGTCCTCGGTGGGCTCCGAACTGAACGGCGCGTATGCGGCAATACGCCAGGCGGCGCCGAACGCGCGCGTATTCACCGTCGGCTACCTGCCGATCCTGCCTCCGGACGCCAAGGGTTGCCTGGTCGGACTCATCAACACCCAAGAGACCATCACCTTCCTCAATGGCCTACAGCGCCAGCTGAACGTCACGATCGAGGCCGAATCCGCCAAGGCAAGTTTCACCTCGGTCATCCCGGCAACCAGCAGCGACCACAGTGTGTGTGCGGCCGACTTCCAACGCTATGTCTCGATGACGGGTACCAGCGCCGGCGATGAAGGAATTCCCATGCACCCCAACGCACCCGGACGCCAGTACGTCGCTGAACGCATCACAATGGCCACACGTTCAGCAGGAATCTCAGGCCCTTAG